From the genome of Pantoea alfalfae, one region includes:
- the xerD gene encoding site-specific tyrosine recombinase XerD, with translation MQDSDLTEQFLDALWIERNLAQNTLSSYRQDLQTLTGWLTHHQLTLLSVTPLDLQQFLAERLEGGYKATSSARLLSAMRRLFQYLYREKLRPDDPSALLSAPKLPQRLPKDLSEAQVERLLQAPDTNIPLELRDKAMLEVLYATGLRVSELTGLTLSDISLRQGVVRVIGKGDKERLVPLGEEAVYWLEQYMEHGRPWLLNGQTLDVMFPSNRAQQMTRQTFWHRIKHYATLAGIDSEKLSPHVMRHAFATHLLNHGADLRVVQMLLGHSDLSTTQIYTHVATERLRHLHQQHHPRA, from the coding sequence GTGCAGGACAGCGATCTGACAGAACAGTTTCTTGATGCGCTCTGGATTGAACGCAATCTGGCGCAGAATACTCTCTCCTCTTATCGTCAGGATCTTCAGACGCTGACCGGCTGGCTGACGCATCACCAACTGACGCTGCTCAGCGTGACGCCGCTGGATCTGCAGCAGTTCCTGGCCGAACGGCTGGAGGGCGGCTACAAGGCGACCAGCTCAGCGCGGCTGCTCAGCGCGATGCGTCGCCTGTTCCAGTATCTTTATCGCGAAAAGCTGCGCCCGGACGATCCCAGCGCGCTGCTTTCTGCACCAAAACTGCCGCAGCGTCTGCCGAAAGATCTCAGTGAAGCCCAGGTTGAACGGCTATTGCAGGCACCGGATACCAACATCCCATTAGAGCTGCGCGACAAAGCGATGCTGGAAGTGCTCTATGCCACAGGCCTGCGCGTCTCTGAACTGACTGGACTGACGCTCAGCGACATCAGCCTGCGCCAGGGGGTTGTCAGGGTTATCGGTAAAGGGGATAAAGAGCGGCTTGTGCCGTTAGGTGAAGAAGCGGTTTACTGGCTGGAGCAATATATGGAACATGGTCGTCCGTGGCTGCTCAACGGGCAGACACTGGACGTGATGTTTCCCAGCAACCGGGCGCAGCAGATGACGCGCCAGACCTTCTGGCATCGCATTAAACACTACGCCACGCTGGCGGGCATCGACAGCGAAAAGTTATCGCCGCATGTGATGCGCCATGCCTTTGCGACCCATCTGCTGAACCACGGCGCGGATCTGCGTGTCGTACAGATGCTGCTGGGACATAGCGATCTCTCCACCACCCAGATTTATACGCACGTCGCCACTGAGCGCCTGCGTCATTTACATCAACAACACCATCCGCGAGCCTGA
- the prfB gene encoding peptide chain release factor 2 (programmed frameshift) encodes MFEINPVKNRIQDLSERSDVLRGYLDYDAKKERLEEVNAELEQPDVWNEPERAQALGKERASLEAIVQTLDQMSQGLEDVQGLLELAVEAEDEETFDEAVAELDVLEGKLGELEFRRMFSGEYDSADCYIDLQAGSGGTEAQDWASMLMRMYLRWAEAKGFKTEIIEESEGEVAGIKSVTIRVSGDYAFGWLRTETGVHRLVRKSPFDSGGRRHTSFSSAFIYPEVDDDIDIDINPADLRIDVYRASGAGGQHVNRTESAVRITHIPTGTVTQCQNDRSQHKNKDQAMKQMKAKLYELEMQKKNAEKQALEDNKSDIGWGSQIRSYVLDDARIKDLRTGVETRNTQAVLDGDLDRFIEASLKAGL; translated from the exons ATGTTTGAAATCAACCCGGTCAAAAACCGTATTCAGGACCTCAGTGAGCGCAGCGACGTTCTTCGGGGGTATCTT GACTACGATGCCAAGAAAGAACGCCTCGAAGAAGTAAACGCCGAGCTGGAACAGCCCGATGTCTGGAACGAACCTGAGCGTGCTCAGGCGCTGGGCAAAGAGCGCGCCTCGCTGGAAGCGATCGTGCAGACGCTGGATCAGATGTCGCAGGGCCTGGAAGATGTGCAGGGTCTGCTTGAACTGGCGGTAGAAGCGGAAGACGAAGAGACTTTCGACGAAGCGGTTGCCGAGCTGGATGTCCTTGAGGGCAAGCTGGGCGAGCTGGAATTCCGCCGCATGTTCTCTGGCGAGTATGACAGCGCCGACTGCTACATCGATCTGCAGGCGGGTTCCGGCGGCACCGAAGCGCAGGACTGGGCCAGCATGCTGATGCGTATGTATCTGCGTTGGGCCGAAGCCAAAGGCTTCAAAACCGAAATTATCGAAGAGTCTGAAGGTGAAGTTGCAGGCATTAAATCTGTGACTATTCGCGTGTCAGGCGACTACGCCTTTGGCTGGTTACGTACCGAAACGGGCGTGCATCGCCTGGTGCGTAAGAGCCCGTTTGACTCCGGCGGTCGTCGTCACACCTCATTCAGCTCCGCCTTTATCTACCCGGAAGTGGATGACGATATTGATATCGACATCAACCCAGCCGATCTGCGCATTGACGTCTATCGTGCGTCAGGGGCGGGCGGCCAGCACGTTAACCGGACGGAATCTGCGGTACGTATTACCCATATTCCAACCGGTACCGTCACCCAGTGTCAGAATGACCGTTCTCAGCACAAGAACAAAGATCAGGCGATGAAGCAGATGAAAGCGAAGCTGTACGAGCTTGAGATGCAGAAGAAAAATGCTGAGAAACAGGCGCTGGAGGACAACAAGTCCGACATCGGCTGGGGAAGTCAGATCCGTTCTTACGTTCTCGATGATGCACGCATCAAAGATCTGCGCACCGGCGTAGAGACGCGTAACACCCAGGCGGTGCTGGACGGCGACCTGGATCGATTCATTGAAGCTAGTTTAAAAGCAGGGTTATAA
- a CDS encoding fimbrial protein produces the protein MNFNLKAVVTAMGLGLALSASMAQAATTTVNGGTIKFEGDVVNAACAVDSSSTKQNVQMGQVRVADLKKDTEASTRIPFTIQLENCDTTVSTTAATYFTGTAASGYTNALQAGEGTDAASGVGIRMYDQASKVVTLNTPATTTTAQTLVDGSNTLSFNAVYVGVADTITAGNGDATATFNMVYN, from the coding sequence ATGAACTTCAATTTAAAAGCTGTTGTAACTGCTATGGGTCTCGGTCTGGCTCTGTCTGCTTCTATGGCACAGGCTGCGACGACTACAGTTAATGGCGGTACAATCAAGTTTGAAGGTGATGTTGTCAACGCTGCCTGTGCAGTCGATTCTAGCTCCACTAAACAAAATGTACAGATGGGGCAGGTGCGTGTCGCCGATCTGAAGAAAGACACTGAAGCATCTACCCGCATTCCGTTCACTATCCAGCTGGAAAACTGTGATACCACGGTAAGCACCACTGCAGCGACCTATTTCACCGGTACAGCAGCAAGTGGTTATACCAATGCTCTGCAGGCGGGTGAAGGTACTGATGCTGCTTCAGGTGTGGGTATCCGCATGTATGATCAGGCTAGCAAGGTTGTGACGCTGAACACGCCTGCTACTACCACTACCGCGCAGACTTTGGTTGATGGTTCGAACACCCTGAGTTTCAACGCGGTATATGTGGGTGTGGCTGATACCATTACGGCAGGTAATGGTGACGCGACTGCTACCTTCAATATGGTTTACAACTAA
- the fldB gene encoding flavodoxin FldB: MKIGLFYGSSTCYTEIVAEKIRDFIGEELVTLHNVKDDDPRLMEQYDLLIMGIPTWDFGELQEDWEAIWPQLPALNLQNKIVALYGMGDQIGYGEWFLDALGMLHDLLQPMGVHFVGYWPLEGYEFTSPKPLSADGSQFVGLALDDVNQFEVTDERVEQWCEQVLTETAARL; the protein is encoded by the coding sequence ATGAAAATCGGTCTTTTTTACGGTTCCAGTACCTGTTACACCGAAATCGTAGCGGAAAAAATTCGCGATTTTATTGGCGAAGAGTTAGTGACGCTGCATAACGTCAAAGATGACGATCCGCGCCTGATGGAGCAGTACGACTTGCTGATCATGGGCATCCCGACCTGGGATTTCGGTGAGTTGCAGGAGGACTGGGAGGCGATCTGGCCGCAGTTGCCCGCACTGAATCTGCAAAACAAGATTGTCGCGCTATATGGCATGGGCGATCAGATTGGCTATGGCGAGTGGTTTTTAGATGCGCTCGGCATGCTGCACGATTTGCTGCAGCCAATGGGCGTGCATTTTGTCGGCTACTGGCCGCTTGAGGGCTATGAGTTCACCAGCCCGAAACCGCTGAGTGCCGATGGCTCGCAGTTTGTAGGTCTGGCGCTGGATGATGTGAATCAGTTCGAGGTCACCGACGAGCGCGTTGAGCAGTGGTGCGAGCAGGTGCTGACCGAAACCGCTGCACGACTCTGA
- the recJ gene encoding single-stranded-DNA-specific exonuclease RecJ: protein MLKQEVELRRREVTVDDALPATLPPLLKRLYLQRGVCDAAELERGAKNLLPYQSLSGIESAVELLHQALLDGRRIMVVGDFDADGATSTALTVMALRSMGGNNVQYLVPNRFEDGYGLSPEVVEQARARGAAMILTVDNGISSHAGVECAHQHGIPVLITDHHLPGETLPAAEAIVNPNLPDCNFPSRALAGVGVAFYLMLALRAHLRTQGWFGATRTEPNLAEMLDLVALGTVADVVPLDVNNRILVWQGLSRIRAGKCRPGIRALLEIANRDARQLAASDLGFALGPRLNAAGRLDDMSVGVALLMTDDLSQARMLASELDALNQTRKEIEQGMQSEALALCQALEREQSDLPLGLAFYHPEWHQGVVGILASRLKERFHRPVIAFAPAGDGTLKGSGRSIAGLHLRDALERLDTLNPGLMLKFGGHAMAAGLSLETARYEEFRQRFADLVGEWLDGEALQGIIWSDGALQPQEFSLQTAEMLREAGPWGQAFPEPAFDGKFKLLQQRLVGERHLKVMVEPLDGGPLIDGIAFNVDTTLWPDSSIRQVELAYKLDINEYRGNRSVQLIIDHIWPLN, encoded by the coding sequence GTGTTAAAACAGGAAGTGGAACTCCGTCGCCGTGAGGTGACGGTTGACGATGCGCTACCGGCCACGCTGCCGCCGCTGCTGAAAAGACTTTATCTGCAACGCGGCGTGTGTGACGCCGCGGAGCTGGAGCGCGGTGCGAAGAACCTGCTGCCCTATCAGTCCTTAAGCGGGATTGAGAGCGCCGTGGAGTTGCTGCATCAGGCGCTGCTGGATGGGCGTCGCATTATGGTGGTAGGCGACTTTGATGCCGATGGCGCAACCAGTACCGCACTGACGGTGATGGCGTTGCGCAGCATGGGTGGCAACAACGTGCAGTATCTGGTGCCTAACCGCTTTGAAGATGGTTATGGCCTCAGTCCGGAAGTGGTTGAGCAGGCGCGCGCACGCGGTGCTGCAATGATTCTGACGGTCGATAACGGCATCTCCTCTCATGCCGGTGTGGAGTGCGCACATCAGCACGGTATTCCGGTGCTGATTACCGACCACCACCTGCCGGGCGAAACCCTGCCGGCCGCTGAGGCGATCGTTAATCCCAATCTGCCGGACTGCAACTTTCCTTCACGCGCGCTGGCGGGCGTGGGCGTTGCGTTCTATCTGATGCTGGCGTTGCGCGCCCATCTGCGTACCCAGGGCTGGTTCGGCGCTACCCGCACTGAACCGAATCTGGCAGAGATGCTGGATCTGGTCGCGCTCGGCACGGTTGCTGATGTGGTGCCGCTCGACGTTAATAACCGCATTCTGGTGTGGCAGGGGCTCAGCCGCATCCGGGCCGGAAAATGTCGGCCAGGCATCCGGGCGCTGCTGGAAATTGCGAATCGCGATGCCCGTCAGCTGGCGGCCAGCGATCTCGGCTTTGCGCTGGGGCCACGGCTCAACGCCGCAGGCCGCCTCGACGATATGTCGGTGGGCGTGGCGCTGTTAATGACCGACGATCTTAGCCAGGCGCGCATGCTGGCCAGTGAGCTGGATGCGCTGAACCAGACGCGCAAAGAGATAGAGCAGGGCATGCAGAGTGAAGCGCTGGCGCTGTGTCAGGCGCTGGAGCGTGAACAGAGCGATCTGCCGCTGGGACTGGCCTTCTATCATCCCGAATGGCATCAGGGCGTGGTGGGCATTCTCGCCTCTCGTCTGAAAGAGCGTTTCCATCGTCCGGTCATTGCCTTTGCGCCCGCGGGCGACGGCACGTTGAAAGGCTCGGGCCGCTCGATTGCCGGTCTGCATCTGCGCGATGCGCTGGAGCGCCTGGACACGCTGAATCCCGGCCTGATGCTGAAGTTCGGTGGTCACGCCATGGCGGCCGGTTTATCACTGGAAACCGCACGCTACGAGGAGTTTCGTCAGCGCTTTGCCGACCTGGTCGGAGAGTGGCTGGATGGCGAAGCCCTGCAGGGCATCATCTGGTCTGATGGCGCGTTACAGCCGCAGGAGTTTTCGCTGCAGACCGCAGAGATGCTGCGCGAAGCCGGTCCCTGGGGCCAGGCGTTCCCGGAACCCGCGTTTGACGGCAAATTTAAGCTGCTGCAACAGCGTCTGGTGGGCGAGCGACATCTGAAAGTGATGGTTGAGCCGCTGGATGGTGGGCCGCTGATCGATGGTATCGCCTTTAATGTCGATACTACGCTGTGGCCCGACAGCAGTATTCGTCAGGTCGAACTGGCGTATAAGCTGGATATTAATGAGTATCGCGGTAACCGCTCAGTGCAGCTGATCATTGACCATATCTGGCCGCTGAACTGA
- the dsbC gene encoding bifunctional protein-disulfide isomerase/oxidoreductase DsbC — protein MNKHFAMLALLASAFSGLAQADDSAIQQSLKKLGLNQTEISPSPLPGFKTVLSESGVLYVTDDGKHMIQGPLYDVSGKQPVNVTNQLLDKKVEALVPEMIVYKAPKEQHVITVFTDITCGYCHKLHEQMADYNALGITVRYLAFPREGLNGQIEPAMKAIWCSADRNKAFDEAMKGNAPKMAAPDSCKIDIAQHYKLGVLFGIQGTPAMLTDTGMMIPGYQSPQELKQVLDNQKRGG, from the coding sequence ATGAACAAGCATTTTGCCATGCTGGCCCTGTTAGCCAGCGCCTTTTCCGGTCTGGCCCAGGCCGATGACAGCGCCATTCAGCAATCTCTTAAAAAGCTCGGTCTGAATCAGACGGAGATCAGCCCGTCACCGCTGCCGGGGTTTAAAACCGTGCTGTCTGAAAGCGGCGTGCTCTATGTTACCGATGACGGCAAACATATGATCCAGGGCCCGCTCTATGATGTCAGCGGCAAACAGCCAGTCAACGTCACCAATCAGCTGCTGGACAAAAAAGTCGAGGCGCTGGTGCCGGAGATGATCGTCTATAAAGCGCCAAAAGAGCAGCACGTGATCACGGTCTTCACCGATATCACCTGTGGCTACTGTCACAAGCTGCACGAGCAGATGGCGGACTACAATGCGCTGGGCATCACCGTGCGCTACCTGGCGTTTCCGCGTGAAGGACTGAATGGTCAGATCGAACCAGCGATGAAGGCGATCTGGTGCAGCGCTGACCGCAATAAAGCGTTCGACGAGGCGATGAAAGGCAATGCGCCGAAGATGGCCGCGCCGGACAGCTGCAAAATCGATATTGCCCAGCACTACAAACTGGGCGTGCTGTTTGGCATTCAGGGCACGCCTGCGATGCTGACTGACACCGGCATGATGATCCCGGGTTATCAGTCGCCGCAGGAGCTGAAGCAGGTGCTGGACAATCAGAAGCGTGGTGGTTAA
- a CDS encoding protein YgfX — protein sequence MIAARWQCKLRPSRLACGCLCAWLVAAVPGVMLMTLPVSGWLIKTPVILLMLAEGWRSVRRLIQRHGTLQRESVHCWIWQGKRWRPTQPLRWLPIGVLLVAKSEQGATLRWWLMRDNMQPGEWRALRACCFSKARH from the coding sequence ATGATCGCGGCCCGGTGGCAATGTAAGCTGCGACCCTCTCGCCTGGCGTGCGGATGTCTGTGCGCCTGGCTGGTGGCTGCCGTTCCTGGTGTAATGCTGATGACGCTGCCTGTGAGCGGCTGGCTGATTAAAACGCCGGTTATTCTGCTGATGCTGGCTGAGGGCTGGCGCAGCGTTCGGCGATTAATTCAGCGGCACGGTACGTTACAGCGGGAAAGCGTTCATTGCTGGATCTGGCAGGGAAAACGCTGGCGGCCAACCCAGCCGCTGCGCTGGTTGCCGATTGGCGTGCTGCTGGTGGCAAAGAGCGAACAGGGTGCCACGCTGCGCTGGTGGCTGATGCGGGACAATATGCAGCCTGGCGAATGGCGGGCGTTGCGCGCCTGCTGTTTCAGCAAAGCGCGGCATTAA
- a CDS encoding fimbrial biogenesis chaperone, whose translation MLSLSKNYKIFITLLSLVLSVFFSAAQAGGVGLGATRLIFSSQNKQVSLSINNTDDENVFLIKSWVEDQEGKVTSDFLVTPPLFLIKQKRENILRIMSVNKNLATDRETVYWLNVKAIPSRQKDSDSQQKNALQLAIQSRIKLFYRPGNLQGDPMTAYKELAFSRVDNTVTVKNPTPYYVNLVNIKSGEKKFAQMIAPKSSVPLNVDLHGSNTISFQAINDYGATMPVRSANIN comes from the coding sequence ATGCTTAGTTTATCCAAAAATTATAAAATATTTATAACCTTGCTGAGTCTGGTGCTGTCTGTTTTCTTTTCTGCCGCTCAGGCTGGTGGAGTAGGGCTGGGAGCAACACGCCTGATTTTTTCTTCTCAGAATAAACAGGTGTCACTTTCCATCAATAATACAGATGATGAGAATGTATTTTTGATCAAATCCTGGGTAGAGGACCAGGAGGGCAAAGTCACCAGTGACTTTTTAGTAACTCCCCCTCTTTTCCTGATTAAGCAGAAAAGAGAAAACATATTGCGTATTATGTCAGTGAACAAAAATCTTGCTACTGACCGTGAAACCGTTTATTGGCTGAATGTTAAGGCCATTCCATCACGTCAAAAGGATTCTGACAGCCAGCAGAAAAACGCATTGCAGTTGGCAATACAGTCGAGGATTAAGCTTTTTTATCGCCCAGGTAATCTTCAGGGTGATCCTATGACAGCTTATAAAGAGCTGGCATTTTCTCGTGTCGATAACACGGTGACAGTAAAAAACCCTACGCCTTACTATGTTAACCTTGTCAATATTAAATCGGGTGAAAAAAAGTTTGCGCAGATGATAGCCCCTAAATCTTCGGTGCCACTTAATGTTGATTTACATGGTAGTAATACAATCAGCTTTCAGGCGATTAATGATTACGGCGCTACCATGCCAGTACGCTCTGCGAATATAAATTAA
- a CDS encoding LuxR C-terminal-related transcriptional regulator: MNYDWFILTDDEMLLFGAQALADSMLIGRTITITIKRVTLIELMRIDANYKRSRKKSVAIVPDDMYEALNIFSGMETIKLVSSKMSLLSYYALINDAILLKDSAKEGDKMRTFFLTAKERRYCYMLYNGVPSKKIALYFQCNNKNISYLKRKIMSKWNCKNKIDFYKIINYFYH, translated from the coding sequence ATGAATTACGACTGGTTCATTCTTACTGACGACGAGATGCTTTTGTTCGGGGCGCAGGCGCTGGCGGATAGTATGCTGATTGGCAGAACCATTACTATTACGATAAAACGTGTGACGCTGATTGAATTGATGAGGATCGATGCAAATTATAAGCGCAGTAGAAAAAAGAGCGTCGCCATAGTTCCCGATGACATGTATGAGGCATTAAATATTTTTTCTGGCATGGAAACGATAAAGCTTGTTTCCAGCAAAATGAGCTTACTTTCCTATTATGCATTAATTAATGACGCCATTTTGCTAAAGGATTCGGCTAAAGAAGGCGATAAAATGCGCACCTTCTTTCTTACCGCTAAAGAGAGACGTTACTGCTATATGCTTTACAACGGCGTACCCAGTAAAAAAATCGCCCTTTATTTTCAGTGCAATAACAAAAATATCAGCTATCTTAAGCGAAAGATAATGTCAAAGTGGAACTGCAAAAATAAAATAGATTTTTATAAAATAATAAACTATTTTTATCATTAA
- the lysS gene encoding lysine--tRNA ligase, which produces MSEQQPQSADAAVELNNELKARREKLSVLRANGVAFPNDFRRDSLSNQLHESYGEKSNEELEELGIEVSVAGRMMTRRIMGKASFVTLQDVGGRIQLYVSRDDLAEGIYNEQFKKWDLGDILGARGKLFKTKTGELSIHCSELRLLTKALRPLPDKFHGLADQETRYRQRYLDLIANEESRNTFRIRSQIMAGIRQFMVGRDFMEVETPMMQVIPGGASARPFITHHNALDIDMYLRIAPELYLKRLVVGGFDRVFEINRNFRNEGISPRHNPEFTMMELYMAYADYKDLIELTESLFRTLAQDVLGSTVVPYGEQAFDFGKPFEKLTMREAIKKYRPETDLADLEDFDKAVAIAQSLHIKVEKSWGLGRVVTEIFEETAEAHLIQPTFITEYPAEVSPLARRNDENPEITDRFEFFIGGREIGNGFSELNDAEDQAERFLQQVNAKDAGDDEAMFYDEDYVTALEHGLPPTAGLGIGIDRMVMLFTNSHTIRDVILFPALRPGSK; this is translated from the coding sequence ATGTCTGAACAACAACCGCAGAGCGCTGATGCCGCCGTTGAGTTAAATAACGAACTGAAAGCGCGTCGCGAAAAGCTGAGCGTGCTGCGTGCAAATGGCGTGGCGTTTCCTAACGATTTTCGTCGTGACAGTCTCTCAAACCAGCTGCATGAGAGCTATGGCGAGAAGAGCAACGAAGAGCTTGAAGAGCTGGGTATCGAAGTCAGCGTTGCCGGACGCATGATGACCCGTCGTATCATGGGTAAAGCCTCTTTCGTGACCCTGCAGGATGTGGGTGGCCGGATTCAGCTTTACGTCTCGCGTGACGATCTGGCTGAAGGCATCTACAACGAGCAGTTCAAAAAGTGGGATCTCGGCGATATCCTGGGCGCGCGCGGCAAACTGTTCAAAACCAAAACCGGCGAACTGTCGATTCACTGTTCTGAACTGCGCCTGCTGACCAAAGCACTGCGTCCGCTGCCGGACAAGTTCCACGGCCTGGCCGATCAGGAAACGCGCTACCGTCAGCGTTACCTTGATCTCATCGCCAACGAGGAGTCGCGTAACACCTTCAGAATTCGTTCGCAGATCATGGCTGGTATTCGCCAGTTCATGGTGGGCCGCGACTTTATGGAAGTGGAAACCCCGATGATGCAGGTGATCCCCGGCGGCGCGTCTGCGCGTCCGTTCATCACCCACCACAATGCGCTGGATATCGACATGTATCTGCGTATTGCGCCAGAGCTTTATCTGAAGCGTCTGGTGGTGGGTGGCTTCGATCGCGTGTTCGAGATCAACCGTAACTTCCGTAACGAAGGTATTTCGCCACGTCATAACCCTGAGTTCACCATGATGGAACTCTATATGGCCTATGCGGATTACAAAGATCTGATCGAGCTGACCGAAAGCCTGTTCCGTACGCTGGCGCAGGACGTGCTGGGCAGCACCGTAGTGCCTTACGGCGAGCAGGCGTTTGATTTCGGCAAGCCGTTTGAAAAACTGACCATGCGTGAAGCGATCAAGAAATACCGTCCGGAAACGGATCTGGCCGATCTGGAAGACTTCGATAAAGCCGTGGCGATTGCACAATCCCTGCATATTAAAGTGGAGAAGAGCTGGGGTCTGGGCCGTGTCGTAACCGAGATCTTTGAAGAGACGGCAGAAGCGCATCTGATTCAGCCGACCTTTATTACCGAATATCCGGCTGAAGTCTCGCCGCTGGCCCGTCGCAATGACGAGAACCCGGAAATCACCGATCGCTTTGAGTTCTTCATTGGCGGTCGTGAAATCGGTAACGGTTTCTCCGAGCTGAACGATGCGGAAGATCAGGCTGAGCGTTTCCTGCAGCAGGTAAATGCCAAAGATGCGGGTGATGACGAAGCGATGTTCTATGACGAAGACTATGTCACCGCGCTGGAACATGGTCTGCCGCCAACTGCCGGTCTGGGCATCGGTATTGACCGCATGGTGATGCTGTTTACCAACAGCCACACTATCCGCGATGTGATTCTGTTCCCGGCACTGCGTCCAGGCAGCAAGTAA